One region of Kytococcus sedentarius DSM 20547 genomic DNA includes:
- a CDS encoding class I SAM-dependent methyltransferase, which produces MTSSPAAPHDHPHGPGHGQAPASEHPPTSVEHWDERYSGEPTWSGEPNGALVAEVAGLTPGRVLDIGCGEGADAVWLAQQGWEVTALDISPNAVALTQAAAERVGVSVTGVAAGLLSADLPAAGFDLVSAMYPVLERTPDRAVERKLTSLVAPGGTLLFVHHEVDPAHVHEGFDPTRFLDPAAVRASLGDEWEVVVDEARPRHVAGGAGAGHTVDLVVRARKR; this is translated from the coding sequence ATGACGTCCTCGCCCGCCGCGCCCCACGACCACCCGCACGGGCCCGGCCACGGCCAGGCGCCCGCATCGGAGCACCCGCCCACGAGCGTGGAGCACTGGGACGAGCGGTACTCCGGCGAGCCCACTTGGAGCGGCGAGCCGAACGGCGCGCTGGTCGCGGAGGTGGCGGGCCTGACGCCCGGGCGGGTGCTCGACATCGGATGCGGTGAGGGCGCCGATGCGGTGTGGCTCGCCCAGCAGGGCTGGGAGGTCACCGCGCTGGACATCTCCCCCAACGCAGTCGCGTTGACGCAGGCGGCGGCGGAGCGGGTGGGGGTGTCGGTGACGGGGGTGGCGGCTGGTCTTCTGTCGGCGGACCTGCCGGCCGCGGGGTTCGACCTGGTGAGCGCGATGTACCCCGTGCTCGAGCGGACGCCTGACCGCGCTGTGGAGCGGAAGCTGACGTCGCTGGTGGCGCCGGGCGGGACGTTGCTGTTCGTGCACCACGAGGTGGACCCGGCCCACGTGCACGAGGGTTTCGACCCGACTCGCTTTCTCGACCCCGCGGCGGTGCGGGCCTCCTTGGGTGACGAATGGGAGGTGGTGGTCGATGAGGCGCGGCCGCGTCACGTGGCCGGCGGCGCCGGGGCGGGGCACACGGTGGACCTGGTGGTGCGCGCCCGGAAGCGGTGA
- a CDS encoding NAD-dependent epimerase/dehydratase family protein gives MHVLLTGAGQIGSALIPVLQAAGDRVTVLRRHGPDLPATRTLRGDAGDRDLLRQLAATDPPQAVLHTVHAAYDHRTWRAELPARETAVMDLAGELGIPVVFPESVYAWGHAAQNLVEGTAPDPCSPLGAVRAELLAARAGHPATTLSIVAADLIGPTATAAGSVATALVVGPVARGRRAWFPGDPDVPHALTHLPDLAASMRHAAAHATRLAPGGQAVLHAPTPTSRSLRDLADAVARARGDDRPPRVTSLPTWPLAVAGMAAASVRELHRMRYLWTAPSHLRPGALTQQEGLAPTPWEPVVRGAIEAVR, from the coding sequence ATGCACGTCCTGCTCACCGGGGCCGGTCAGATCGGCTCGGCCCTCATCCCCGTCCTGCAGGCCGCGGGCGACCGCGTCACCGTCCTGCGCCGCCATGGCCCCGACCTGCCCGCCACCCGCACCCTCCGCGGCGACGCCGGCGACCGCGACCTGCTGCGGCAGCTCGCCGCGACCGACCCGCCCCAGGCCGTCCTGCACACCGTCCACGCCGCCTACGACCACCGCACTTGGCGCGCGGAGCTCCCCGCCCGCGAGACCGCGGTGATGGACCTGGCCGGGGAACTCGGTATCCCCGTGGTGTTCCCCGAGTCCGTCTACGCATGGGGTCACGCCGCACAGAACCTCGTCGAGGGCACCGCTCCCGACCCCTGCAGCCCCCTGGGAGCGGTGCGCGCCGAGCTGCTCGCGGCACGCGCGGGGCACCCGGCCACCACCCTCAGCATCGTGGCCGCCGACCTCATCGGACCCACGGCCACCGCCGCGGGCTCGGTCGCCACGGCGCTCGTGGTCGGCCCCGTCGCACGAGGGCGCCGCGCCTGGTTCCCCGGCGACCCCGACGTCCCCCACGCCCTGACCCACCTGCCGGACCTCGCGGCATCGATGCGGCACGCCGCCGCGCACGCCACCCGGCTGGCCCCCGGTGGCCAGGCGGTGCTGCACGCGCCCACACCCACCTCTCGGAGCCTCCGCGACCTAGCCGATGCGGTGGCTCGAGCGCGCGGCGACGACCGCCCACCGCGCGTGACCTCCCTGCCCACCTGGCCGCTCGCGGTCGCTGGCATGGCCGCGGCCTCGGTGCGGGAGCTGCACCGCATGCGCTACCTGTGGACCGCCCCGTCGCACCTGCGGCCGGGCGCGCTCACCCAGCAGGAGGGGCTGGCGCCCACGCCGTGGGAGCCGGTGGTGCGCGGCGCCATCGAGGCTGTTCGATGA
- the tyrA gene encoding bifunctional chorismate mutase/prephenate dehydrogenase, giving the protein MQSAASTIAEQGRRIVVVGGAGALGSRFVEWFRSGGDLVHVIDPAAPGVPAGAPGGGASGGPSASEGPAGDPDAAAFATADLVLVAVPIRVTEQVIAALPPLRPDAVLADLTSVKAPALAAMLAAHTGPVAGLHPMFGPDVAGPAGEVVVHSPGRGEVGWILDRIAGWGCRVETVEAAEHDRLMGIIQALRHTVTVAYGVDLRREGADLDRLLALSSPIYRTELMMVGRLFAQDAELYHDIITASESNLELLEHFHETLGDLVKRLRSGDRDGFVAEFEAVRDYFAGHSEGFLAESRELLSAAKALRAATAEEASEALAGGADEGGSPTPGGAPTASTADDLAARLAPHRAEIDRIDRELLRLVNARAAQARAIGTIKGTAAAYRPEREAQVLRGLVERNPGPLPDDAVRRVFRELMSECLAVERPLTVSYLGPAGTFTEQAAVRHFGGAAVTVPASSLEEVLREVEARQADYAVVPVENSTEGAVGRALDLLSRSPLEAVGEVRLRIVHHLMGRAPAGAGAGPVVRRVFAHSQALAQCQEYLTRHLPDAERVPVSSNAEAARLVAELAAHGVHDVAALGPAGAAELYGLEVWRSGVEDDPENTTRFLVLGHESPPPSGHDRTSLVVSPPKTDRDGALLAMLRPLAEHGVSMTKLESRPMRGVLWQYLFFIEVDGHAAEPGVAAALEELRSSAVFFKLVGSYPRVD; this is encoded by the coding sequence ATGCAGAGCGCCGCGTCGACCATCGCCGAACAGGGCCGCCGCATCGTCGTGGTGGGGGGTGCCGGTGCGCTGGGCTCCCGGTTCGTCGAGTGGTTCCGCAGCGGCGGCGACCTGGTGCACGTCATCGACCCGGCTGCGCCGGGGGTTCCCGCTGGTGCGCCCGGTGGTGGCGCGTCCGGTGGGCCCAGCGCGTCGGAGGGTCCGGCGGGTGACCCCGACGCGGCGGCGTTCGCGACGGCGGACCTCGTCCTGGTGGCGGTTCCGATCCGGGTGACCGAGCAGGTCATCGCCGCCCTGCCCCCGCTGCGCCCCGATGCCGTGCTGGCCGACCTCACGTCCGTGAAGGCCCCCGCCCTGGCCGCGATGCTGGCCGCTCACACCGGGCCGGTCGCCGGCCTGCACCCGATGTTCGGTCCCGACGTGGCCGGTCCCGCCGGAGAAGTGGTGGTGCACAGCCCCGGGCGCGGTGAGGTGGGCTGGATCCTCGACCGGATCGCCGGGTGGGGGTGCCGGGTGGAGACCGTGGAGGCGGCCGAGCACGACCGGCTCATGGGCATCATCCAGGCGCTGCGCCACACGGTGACCGTGGCCTACGGGGTGGACCTGCGGCGGGAGGGCGCCGATCTGGACCGGCTGCTCGCGCTGAGCTCGCCCATCTACCGCACCGAGCTGATGATGGTGGGCCGCCTCTTCGCCCAGGACGCCGAGCTGTACCACGACATCATCACCGCCTCCGAGTCGAATCTCGAACTGCTGGAACACTTCCACGAGACATTGGGTGATCTGGTGAAGCGACTGCGGTCGGGGGACCGCGACGGGTTTGTCGCCGAGTTCGAGGCGGTGCGCGACTACTTCGCCGGGCACTCCGAGGGGTTCCTCGCCGAGAGCCGGGAGCTGCTCTCGGCCGCCAAGGCGCTGCGGGCCGCCACGGCGGAGGAGGCCTCGGAGGCGCTGGCGGGCGGGGCGGACGAGGGGGGTTCGCCGACCCCGGGTGGCGCGCCCACGGCATCGACGGCGGACGATCTCGCCGCCCGGCTGGCGCCGCACCGTGCGGAGATCGACCGCATCGACCGCGAGCTGCTGCGGCTGGTGAACGCGCGGGCGGCGCAGGCTCGCGCCATCGGCACGATCAAGGGGACCGCCGCCGCCTACCGCCCCGAGCGCGAGGCGCAGGTGCTGCGCGGCCTGGTGGAGCGTAACCCCGGACCGCTGCCGGACGATGCGGTGCGCCGTGTGTTCCGTGAGCTGATGAGTGAGTGCCTGGCGGTGGAGCGGCCGCTGACGGTCAGCTACCTCGGGCCGGCTGGGACGTTCACCGAGCAGGCGGCCGTGCGGCACTTCGGCGGGGCGGCGGTGACGGTGCCCGCATCGAGCCTGGAGGAGGTGCTGCGCGAGGTGGAAGCGCGGCAGGCCGATTACGCGGTGGTGCCGGTGGAGAACTCGACCGAGGGTGCTGTGGGGCGGGCGCTGGACCTGTTGTCGCGGTCGCCGCTGGAGGCCGTGGGGGAGGTGCGGCTGCGGATCGTGCACCACCTGATGGGGCGCGCGCCCGCGGGTGCGGGCGCGGGACCGGTTGTGCGGCGGGTGTTCGCGCACTCGCAGGCGCTGGCGCAGTGCCAGGAGTACCTGACGCGCCACCTGCCCGATGCCGAGCGCGTGCCGGTGAGCAGCAACGCCGAGGCCGCGCGTCTGGTGGCCGAGCTGGCGGCGCATGGCGTGCACGACGTCGCGGCGCTCGGGCCGGCCGGGGCGGCGGAGCTGTACGGGCTGGAGGTGTGGCGTTCCGGGGTGGAGGACGACCCGGAGAACACCACGCGCTTCCTGGTGCTGGGGCACGAGTCGCCGCCGCCCAGTGGGCACGACCGGACGAGCCTGGTGGTGTCGCCGCCGAAGACCGACCGTGACGGTGCGCTGCTGGCGATGCTGCGCCCCCTGGCCGAGCACGGCGTCTCGATGACGAAGCTCGAGTCCCGTCCCATGCGCGGCGTGCTGTGGCAGTACCTGTTCTTCATCGAGGTCGACGGGCACGCCGCCGAACCGGGCGTGGCCGCCGCGCTGGAGGAACTGCGCAGCTCCGCGGTGTTCTTCAAGCTGGTCGGGAGCTACCCGCGGGTGGACTGA
- a CDS encoding DUF2306 domain-containing protein produces the protein MDTTWTTLLVTHTLAASIALPLGAYQLWRRPRGDAQHRLIGRVWAVLMLYVAASSFGITGLNGSSWSVLHALSGATIVSVVAGVWAIRRGNLRGHLGSMRGAWFGLLGAFVFAVAVPARHIPQLAVHDPAALTRSVVLVATAAGFVVLAGRFSGRRSEATARPTSR, from the coding sequence ATGGACACCACCTGGACCACCCTGCTCGTCACCCACACCCTCGCCGCATCGATCGCCCTGCCCCTGGGCGCCTACCAGCTCTGGCGCCGCCCCCGCGGCGACGCCCAGCACCGCCTCATCGGGCGCGTCTGGGCGGTGCTGATGCTGTACGTGGCGGCCAGCTCCTTCGGCATCACCGGGCTGAACGGCTCGTCCTGGAGCGTGCTGCACGCCCTGTCGGGCGCGACGATCGTCAGCGTCGTCGCCGGCGTGTGGGCGATCCGCCGGGGCAACTTGCGCGGCCACCTCGGCTCGATGCGGGGAGCCTGGTTCGGTCTGCTCGGCGCCTTCGTGTTCGCCGTGGCCGTGCCGGCCCGCCACATCCCGCAGCTCGCCGTGCATGACCCCGCGGCGCTGACGCGGTCGGTGGTGCTGGTGGCCACGGCGGCGGGGTTCGTGGTGCTGGCGGGGCGGTTCAGTGGGCGGCGGAGCGAGGCCACAGCGCGGCCCACATCCCGCTGA
- a CDS encoding M20 metallopeptidase family protein encodes MPRTDDLQDPAGPAPDDERLTADAEAIAEDLVTLRRELHQLPEVGLHLPETQARVLAALEGLPLEVTTGNTTTSVVAVLRGEHPGPAVILRADMDALPLTEQNDLPYRSSNGAMHACGHDLHTAALVGAARLLSERQEQLHGSVILMFQPGEESLGGATYMLEEGLLDAARTGETATRPAGATHDQVVAAYALHVFPGERGRIEYAVGPAMASSNRLYVTMHGAGGHGSQPHLATDPVPALFEFGTALQARITRAFSVFDPVVATVTQLSAGDAVNVIPPSARLGATVRTISDEALDGIEAEAHRAAENIARAHGCTAEVDFVRQYPVTHNDPDATEQAAGWLRELFGDEAVTRHPTPRMTGEDFSFVANEVPGVFLYVGASPDDVDPATAAFNHSPLVLFDDAVLPTMAATLSHLALRRLAG; translated from the coding sequence ATGCCCCGCACGGACGACCTGCAGGACCCGGCAGGACCGGCCCCGGACGACGAGAGACTCACGGCGGACGCCGAGGCCATCGCCGAGGACCTGGTGACCTTGCGACGCGAGCTGCACCAGCTGCCTGAGGTGGGACTGCACCTCCCGGAGACGCAGGCGAGAGTCCTGGCAGCGCTCGAGGGTCTTCCACTGGAGGTGACCACAGGGAACACCACGACCTCGGTGGTCGCCGTTCTGCGCGGTGAGCACCCTGGCCCGGCGGTGATCCTGCGCGCGGACATGGACGCCCTGCCACTTACCGAGCAGAACGACCTGCCGTACCGGAGCAGCAACGGCGCGATGCACGCCTGCGGCCACGACCTCCACACCGCAGCGCTCGTGGGAGCGGCGCGTTTGCTCAGCGAGCGCCAGGAACAGCTGCACGGCAGCGTGATCCTGATGTTTCAGCCCGGTGAGGAGTCCCTCGGCGGCGCGACGTACATGCTCGAGGAGGGGCTGCTCGACGCCGCGCGCACCGGGGAGACCGCTACCCGCCCCGCAGGTGCCACGCACGACCAGGTCGTCGCCGCCTACGCGCTGCACGTCTTCCCCGGCGAGCGCGGCCGCATCGAGTACGCCGTCGGCCCCGCGATGGCCAGCAGCAACCGGCTCTACGTCACCATGCACGGCGCGGGCGGGCACGGCTCCCAACCGCACCTGGCGACCGACCCGGTGCCCGCCCTGTTCGAGTTCGGCACGGCCCTGCAGGCCCGCATCACCCGCGCCTTCAGCGTGTTCGACCCCGTGGTCGCCACCGTCACGCAGCTCAGCGCGGGCGATGCGGTGAACGTCATCCCACCGTCGGCCCGACTCGGCGCCACGGTGCGGACGATCTCGGACGAGGCGCTCGACGGCATCGAGGCCGAGGCCCACCGGGCGGCCGAGAACATCGCGCGGGCCCATGGCTGCACCGCTGAGGTGGATTTCGTACGCCAGTACCCGGTCACCCACAACGACCCGGACGCCACAGAGCAGGCCGCAGGGTGGCTGCGGGAGCTGTTCGGCGACGAGGCCGTCACCCGCCACCCCACGCCCCGGATGACGGGTGAGGACTTCTCGTTCGTCGCCAACGAGGTGCCGGGCGTGTTCCTCTACGTCGGCGCCTCGCCGGACGACGTGGACCCCGCCACCGCCGCGTTCAACCACTCGCCACTGGTGCTGTTCGACGATGCGGTGCTGCCCACCATGGCGGCCACGCTGAGCCACCTCGCGCTGCGGCGACTGGCGGGCTGA
- a CDS encoding MarR family winged helix-turn-helix transcriptional regulator, translating to MNLGPAFDLHLLVQAMDGAADRILSRELGLGYRRFLALVVTDSAGPLTQRALAEELGTTEASVSRMVRSLEDAGLVTVTPSGTGRARHVTLTDAGRDLRTRADALLEGSFEQAVAGSGVDLAEYQRQTRLLRDALGGT from the coding sequence ATGAACCTCGGCCCCGCCTTCGACCTCCACCTGCTCGTCCAGGCCATGGACGGCGCCGCCGACCGCATCCTCAGCCGTGAGCTGGGGCTGGGGTACCGCCGCTTCCTCGCCCTGGTGGTCACCGACTCCGCCGGGCCCCTCACCCAACGCGCGCTGGCTGAGGAGCTCGGCACCACCGAGGCCTCGGTCAGCCGCATGGTCCGCTCGCTGGAGGACGCGGGCCTGGTCACCGTCACCCCATCGGGCACCGGACGCGCCCGCCACGTGACGCTCACCGACGCCGGGCGCGACCTGCGCACCCGCGCCGACGCACTCCTGGAGGGGTCCTTCGAGCAGGCCGTCGCCGGCTCCGGGGTGGACCTCGCCGAGTACCAGCGGCAGACCCGCCTACTGCGCGACGCCCTCGGAGGCACCTGA
- a CDS encoding class I SAM-dependent methyltransferase, whose translation MSDPHPHPHDGPGEPPHHPHGPGHGRAPASEHPPTSAEHWDERYAGEPTWSGDPNGALVAEVAGLTPGRVLDIGCGEGADAVWLAQQGWTVTALDISPNAVALTRAAAERAGVEVTGIAAPFTEAELAPGSFDLVSAMYPVLERTADKRAERRLAELVAPGGTLLLVNHEIDPAHVHEGHEGFDPMRFLDPAAVRASLGPGRAGPGRAGPGRAGPGGHGQRGAGASRGRRGRGGAHGGPGGARAEAVSGARGRWGERADGVSSPHRGGAPASGSRDASAHTAPLSPRPVPSPLYHRPMEPITKRANSLLHGTEEVSWRGSPVKGIWVGGRVTADDHGVAFAPNAMNKSMHPMDTTWRIEYAEIRRVRVRYGVGTKIVELHGDDRVATFRCFGARRVAAEIAQRATAPLEG comes from the coding sequence ATGTCTGACCCGCACCCGCACCCGCACGATGGCCCGGGCGAGCCCCCGCACCACCCGCACGGTCCGGGCCACGGGCGGGCTCCCGCATCGGAGCACCCACCCACCAGCGCGGAGCACTGGGACGAGCGCTACGCCGGCGAGCCCACCTGGAGCGGCGACCCGAACGGCGCGCTGGTCGCCGAGGTGGCGGGCCTGACGCCCGGGCGGGTGCTCGACATCGGATGCGGTGAGGGCGCCGACGCGGTGTGGCTCGCCCAACAGGGATGGACCGTCACCGCGCTGGACATCTCCCCCAACGCGGTCGCGCTCACCCGGGCCGCGGCCGAGCGGGCGGGGGTGGAGGTCACCGGCATCGCCGCGCCGTTCACCGAGGCCGAGCTGGCGCCCGGGAGTTTCGACCTGGTGAGCGCGATGTACCCCGTGCTGGAGCGCACCGCCGACAAGCGCGCCGAGCGGCGACTGGCCGAGCTGGTGGCACCGGGCGGGACGCTGCTGCTCGTGAACCACGAGATCGACCCGGCGCACGTGCACGAGGGGCACGAGGGGTTCGACCCGATGCGGTTCCTCGACCCGGCCGCGGTGCGTGCGTCGTTGGGGCCGGGCCGGGCCGGGCCGGGCCGGGCCGGGCCGGGCCGGGCCGGGCCGGGAGGTCATGGTCAACGAGGCGCGGGAGCGTCACGTGGCCGGCGGGGCAGGGGCGGGGCACACGGTGGGCCTGGTGGTGCGCGCGCGGAAGCGGTGAGCGGGGCGCGCGGGCGGTGGGGTGAGCGGGCCGATGGGGTGAGCTCACCGCATCGGGGAGGGGCACCCGCATCGGGGAGCCGGGACGCGTCTGCGCACACCGCGCCGCTGAGCCCCCGCCCCGTGCCCTCGCCCCTCTACCATCGCCCCATGGAGCCCATCACCAAACGCGCCAACTCCCTGCTGCACGGCACCGAGGAGGTCAGCTGGCGCGGCTCCCCCGTCAAGGGCATCTGGGTGGGGGGCCGGGTCACCGCCGACGACCATGGGGTCGCCTTCGCCCCCAACGCCATGAACAAGTCGATGCACCCGATGGACACCACCTGGCGCATCGAGTACGCCGAGATCCGCCGGGTGCGCGTGCGCTACGGCGTGGGCACCAAGATCGTCGAGCTGCACGGTGACGACCGCGTCGCCACCTTCCGCTGCTTCGGCGCCCGCCGGGTGGCCGCAGAGATCGCCCAGCGGGCCACCGCGCCCCTGGAGGGCTGA
- a CDS encoding type IV toxin-antitoxin system AbiEi family antitoxin — MSFLNTPGVRETLRHAGLAFTPPPVMGQGVVSQLVDLQTREVLADCVDPREDQAAKIPREGALPVVEIHRKLSAEEQARLRRAGAYFMDSAGNMWLRAAGRVIWVEGRTGHEKASSPGPRSASAIDRPAGLKVLFALLVDPRLVQAPLREVARCSGVSLGTVHEVYRALRRGGHLVPGREPERRGVLTGIPALRERWTQGYVRRLEPGLQWARFSTDSPRWWEQLDHGAVSGDPGFQQIFGPFHGQGVTVFGEPPWPELRRLGRLRPDEEGDVLLKEQFWPAALRLGQGPFVPELLLRADVIADGDPRLLDMVSSALGET, encoded by the coding sequence ATGTCGTTTCTGAACACTCCCGGAGTCAGGGAGACCTTGAGGCACGCGGGTCTGGCCTTCACGCCGCCGCCGGTGATGGGGCAGGGGGTGGTCTCCCAGCTCGTTGACCTCCAGACCCGGGAGGTCCTCGCGGACTGCGTCGACCCCCGTGAGGATCAGGCAGCGAAGATCCCCCGGGAGGGGGCGCTCCCGGTGGTGGAAATCCACCGCAAGCTGTCCGCTGAGGAGCAGGCCCGCTTGCGGAGAGCCGGCGCGTACTTCATGGACTCGGCTGGGAACATGTGGCTGCGGGCCGCCGGGAGGGTCATCTGGGTCGAGGGCCGGACCGGTCACGAGAAGGCGTCGTCCCCAGGGCCGCGGTCCGCCTCGGCCATCGATCGTCCGGCGGGGCTCAAGGTCCTGTTCGCTCTCCTGGTCGACCCCCGGTTGGTGCAAGCACCTCTGCGGGAGGTTGCGCGGTGCTCAGGTGTCTCACTCGGCACGGTCCACGAGGTCTACAGGGCACTGCGCCGGGGCGGGCACCTCGTCCCCGGGAGGGAGCCGGAGCGGCGAGGGGTACTGACGGGCATCCCCGCCCTGCGCGAGCGATGGACCCAGGGGTACGTGCGACGTCTGGAGCCCGGGTTGCAGTGGGCCCGCTTCTCCACGGATTCGCCGCGATGGTGGGAACAGCTCGACCACGGTGCTGTGTCGGGGGACCCCGGCTTCCAACAGATCTTCGGCCCGTTCCACGGGCAGGGGGTGACGGTCTTCGGAGAACCCCCGTGGCCGGAGCTGAGGCGGTTGGGCCGCCTCCGCCCCGACGAGGAGGGTGATGTGCTGCTCAAGGAGCAGTTCTGGCCGGCCGCGTTACGACTCGGGCAGGGGCCCTTCGTCCCCGAGCTGTTGCTCCGGGCCGACGTCATCGCCGACGGTGATCCCCGGCTGCTCGACATGGTGAGCAGCGCTCTGGGGGAGACGTGA
- a CDS encoding HNH endonuclease signature motif containing protein, with translation MVIQQLCAEANATVDALLDAVADLGARADTLDSRDLEWLVREVQTLVNRHDRVRIRALDVVRATREAGNAHHLDDAQFTAGRTRTSARQVGRDADLAKALGNHRPAPRDPAADPRGGRTPGTDATGLGDTPAGDGQLDEGQPAHSPTAQAWDAGLINREQALIITQALESLPDHLTEEQRSRVETGLVSKAQHLSPAKLRRAAKRALAELDLPDAEVDEHHNDVVRTEEQAAWEAASFWMKDNHDGTWFGQFTLPDLQAHMLKKALDTLTSPRRRSSTKDSGTYPGTGGGEAGGGLPGTACADTVGTTGAAAPSASDGAMGAHGTGDARFDRQLRDQQRGQALAELIDHLPTDKLGSKINAILLVTTDLETLRGEVNRVGITDTGNEVSAAEVRRLASNAGTIPVVMGGDSIPLDLGRQRRFFNDAQKAALAAKYDSCAERDCERPFAWCEIHHDNPWSPRYGPGGQLLHPGGGRTDLSNGIPLCGRHNRLVEHPHYSHTTTRDASGMATITFTRRRQGATC, from the coding sequence ATGGTGATTCAGCAGCTCTGCGCGGAGGCCAACGCGACGGTCGATGCCCTTCTCGATGCCGTGGCCGACCTCGGGGCCCGCGCCGACACCCTGGACAGTCGTGACCTGGAGTGGTTGGTCCGGGAGGTCCAGACCCTGGTCAACCGGCACGACCGAGTCCGCATCCGCGCCCTGGACGTCGTCCGCGCCACCCGCGAAGCCGGCAACGCCCACCACCTCGATGACGCACAGTTCACCGCCGGGCGCACCCGTACCAGTGCCCGCCAGGTGGGGCGCGACGCCGACCTCGCGAAGGCGCTGGGCAATCACCGGCCCGCCCCCAGGGACCCAGCGGCTGACCCTCGGGGAGGTCGCACCCCGGGCACTGACGCGACTGGTCTGGGTGACACTCCCGCCGGCGACGGACAGCTCGATGAGGGCCAGCCCGCCCACTCGCCGACCGCCCAGGCGTGGGACGCCGGGCTGATCAACCGGGAGCAGGCGCTGATCATCACGCAGGCCCTGGAGAGCCTCCCCGACCACCTCACCGAGGAGCAGCGCTCGCGGGTGGAGACCGGACTGGTCTCGAAGGCCCAGCACCTGTCCCCTGCCAAGCTGCGCAGGGCCGCCAAGCGCGCCCTGGCAGAGCTCGATCTTCCAGACGCTGAGGTCGACGAGCACCACAACGACGTGGTGCGCACCGAGGAGCAGGCCGCCTGGGAGGCAGCGTCGTTCTGGATGAAGGACAACCACGACGGCACGTGGTTCGGCCAGTTCACCCTGCCTGACCTGCAGGCCCACATGCTCAAGAAGGCGCTGGACACCCTGACCAGCCCCCGACGTCGCAGCAGCACCAAGGACAGCGGCACATACCCGGGGACGGGCGGTGGCGAAGCGGGCGGGGGCCTGCCGGGCACCGCCTGCGCTGACACGGTGGGCACCACTGGCGCCGCGGCACCCAGCGCCAGCGACGGAGCGATGGGCGCGCACGGGACGGGCGACGCACGTTTCGACCGGCAGCTGCGCGACCAGCAGCGCGGTCAGGCCTTGGCAGAACTCATCGACCACTTGCCCACCGACAAGCTCGGCTCCAAGATCAACGCGATCCTGCTGGTGACCACCGACCTGGAGACCCTCCGCGGAGAGGTCAACCGAGTGGGAATCACGGACACCGGGAACGAGGTCTCGGCCGCAGAGGTACGGCGGCTGGCCAGCAACGCGGGCACCATCCCCGTCGTCATGGGCGGTGACTCCATCCCGCTGGACCTTGGTCGACAACGACGCTTCTTCAACGATGCTCAAAAGGCAGCCCTCGCCGCGAAGTACGACTCCTGCGCCGAACGGGACTGCGAACGACCCTTCGCCTGGTGCGAGATTCACCATGACAACCCGTGGTCACCGAGATACGGGCCAGGTGGTCAACTCCTCCATCCCGGGGGAGGGAGGACGGACCTCTCCAACGGAATCCCTCTGTGCGGCAGGCACAACCGCCTCGTAGAACATCCTCACTACAGCCACACCACCACGCGGGACGCGAGCGGCATGGCCACCATCACCTTCACCCGCCGCCGCCAGGGCGCCACATGCTGA